A genomic region of Thermodesulfitimonas autotrophica contains the following coding sequences:
- a CDS encoding DUF4416 family protein: MPVKPVVSVFSADEALLAAVAGELARWLGGPDYESPLLSFDQTRYYEREMGPGLKRRFYAFSRLIDAAELVALKRWAIEAEARWRYDGRRRVNIDPGYVSLAKLVLATTKDNVHRIYLGEGIYAEVTLYFCKGRFHPWPWTYPDYASPEYRAIFEHIRELYREQLRAAKQG; the protein is encoded by the coding sequence GTGCCGGTAAAACCGGTGGTGAGCGTTTTCAGCGCGGATGAAGCGCTGCTAGCGGCGGTGGCCGGCGAGCTCGCCCGGTGGCTGGGCGGGCCCGACTACGAAAGCCCGTTGCTGTCGTTTGACCAGACCCGCTATTACGAACGGGAAATGGGGCCGGGGCTGAAGCGCAGGTTTTATGCTTTCTCCCGCCTCATCGACGCGGCAGAGTTGGTGGCGCTCAAACGCTGGGCCATCGAAGCGGAGGCGCGCTGGCGGTACGATGGGAGGCGGCGGGTGAACATTGACCCCGGCTACGTGAGCCTTGCGAAATTAGTCTTGGCGACCACCAAAGATAACGTACACCGGATTTATTTAGGGGAAGGCATCTACGCCGAGGTAACCCTTTACTTTTGCAAGGGGCGGTTTCATCCTTGGCCCTGGACCTACCCGGATTATGCCAGCCCGGAGTACCGCGCGATTTTCGAGCATATCCGGGAGCTTTACCGGGAGCAGTTGCGCGCCGCAAAACAGGGGTAA
- the xseB gene encoding exodeoxyribonuclease VII small subunit, whose protein sequence is MSQEKEPSFEACLGRLEAIVREIEAGNLDLDTAIARFTEGMELVKRCRALLTAAEQKICLLLENEVQEGAAVPVENLAKERTNGLQSGPIRKSPPD, encoded by the coding sequence GTGAGCCAGGAAAAAGAGCCTTCTTTTGAGGCGTGTCTTGGGCGGCTTGAGGCGATTGTCCGGGAGATCGAGGCGGGCAATCTCGACCTTGATACTGCCATTGCCCGGTTTACCGAAGGGATGGAACTGGTGAAGCGGTGCCGGGCACTGCTTACCGCGGCGGAACAGAAGATATGCCTGCTCCTCGAGAATGAGGTGCAGGAAGGCGCTGCCGTTCCGGTAGAGAACCTGGCGAAGGAGCGCACCAATGGACTTCAAAGCGGCCCTATCAGAAAAAGCCCACCTGATTAA